A section of the Phacochoerus africanus isolate WHEZ1 chromosome 4, ROS_Pafr_v1, whole genome shotgun sequence genome encodes:
- the LOC125123940 gene encoding pregnancy-associated glycoprotein 2-like — MLRTPSFLSTWTQERSMKWLVILGLVALSDCLVMIPLTKVKSVRESLREKGLLKNFLKEHPYNMIQNLLSKNSSHVRKFASHPLRNYLDLAYVGNISIGTPPQQFSVVFDTGSADLWVPSIYCKSKACVTHRSFNPSHSSTFHHPGKSIKLEYGSGEMSGFLGHDTIRIGQLTSTDQAFGLSKEEISRTFEHGVFDGILGLAYPSLAIKGTTTVIDNLKKQDQISEPVFAFYLSTNKEEGSVVMFGGVHDRYYKGELKWVPLSKPHYWQITLDRITWRGEVIGCPRGCQAIVDTGTSLLIGPSKEVAKIHSLINAAYVHEEYVVPCNARKALPDIIFTINNVNYPVPARAYVQEDASSSVCISGFDGIMDSLSKSESWILGDVFLRVYFTVFDRGQNRIGLATAV; from the exons ATGCTCAGAACTCCCTCTTTCCTGAGTACCTGGACCCAGGAAAGAAGCATGAAGTGGCTTGTGATCCTTGGGCTGGTGGCCCTCTCAGACTGCTTAGTCAT GATCCCTCTCACGAAGGTCAAGTCCGTCCGAGAAAGCCTCAGGGAAAAAGGCTTGCTGAAAAATTTCCTCAAGGAACATCCTTACAACATGATCCAGAATCTCCTGAGCAAGAATTCTTCCCATGTCCGGAAATTTGCTTCCCATCCACTGAGGAACTACCTGGAT TTGGCCTACGTGGGCAACATCAGCATCGGCACACCCCCGCAGCAGTTCAGCGTCGTCTTTGACACCGGCTCAGCTGACCTCTGGGTGCCCTCCATCTACTGCAAAAGCAAGGCCTGTG TTACACACAGGTCCTTCAACCCTTCCCACTCCAGCACCTTCCACCACCCGGGAAAATCCATCAAGTTGGAATACGGCTCTGGGGAGATGTCAGGATTTCTTGGCCATGACACCATTCGG aTCGGCCAACTCACCAGCACGGACCAGGCATTTGGCCTGAGCAAGGAGGAGATCAGTAGGACCTTTGAACATGGAGTCTTTGATGGCATCCTGGGCCTGGCCTATCCCAGCCTCGCCATCAAAGGGACCACCACCGTCATCGACAACCTAAAGAAGCAAGACCAAATTTCTGAGCCTGTCTTTGCCTTCTACCTGAGCAC cAACAAAGAGGAGGGCAGCGTGGTGATGTTTGGTGGCGTGCATGACCGTTACTACAAAGGAGAGCTCAAGTGGGTGCCCCTCTCAAAACCCCACTACTGGCAGATCACCTTGGACAG GATCACCTGGAGAGGGGAGGTCATTGGTTGTCCCCGCGGCTGCCAGGCCATCGTGGATACTGGGACGTCATTGCTGATTGGCCCAAGTAAAGAGGTGGCCAAAATCCATTCTCTCATCAACGCTGCGTACGTTCATGAGGAG TATGTGGTCCCGTGTAATGCCAGGAAGGCCCTGCCAGACATCATCTTCACCATTAACAATGTCAACTACCCAGTGCCAGCTCGAGCCTATGTCCAAGAG GATGCTAGTAGTAGCGTCTGCATCAGCGGCTTTGATGGCATCATGGATTCCTTGAGCAAGAGTGAGAGCTGGATCCTGGGTGATGTCTTCCTAAGAGTGTACTTCACCGTTTTCGATCGAGGACAGAACAGGATTGGCCTCGCTACTGCAGTGTAA
- the LOC125123941 gene encoding pregnancy-associated glycoprotein 1, which produces MLRTCSFLSTWTQERSMKWLVILGLVALSECLVIIPLTKVKSIRENLREKDLLINFLKEHPYSMIQKFGLKGSFCSPKISCLRLWNYLDMVYVGNITIGTPPQLFSVIFDTGSSDLWVPSNQCQSRACVTHRSFNPILSSTFQSTNRTVKLALHSGLVSGLLGYDTVKIGRFKSENQAFGLSQSEPIKELENAFFDGVLGLGYPSLAIQGTTPVFDNLRKQGQIPEPVFALYLSTKTRKGSALMIGGVDNSFFTGDLKWVPLSARNYWQIALDRITWRGVVVGCTRGCQAIVDTGSAFLLGPSRLISSIQKIIQARFIENEYQVRCCARTTLADFIFTINNVQYPVPARAYIRKGSTPRRCYSNFSGGTESLGKEETWILGEVFLRLYFTVFDRGQNRIGLAIAV; this is translated from the exons ATGCTAAGAACTTGCTCTTTCCTGAGTACCTGGACCCAGGAAAGAAGCATGAAGTGGCTTGTGATCCTGGGGCTGGTGGCCCTCTCAGAGTGCTTAGTCAT AATCCCTCTCACGAAGGTCAAGTCCATCCGAGAAAACCTCAGGGAAAAAGACTTGCTGATAAATTTCCTGAAGGAACATCCCTACAGCATGATCCAGAAATTCGGGCTAAAGGGTTCTTTCTGTTCCCCAAAAATCTCTTGTCTTCGCCTGTGGAACTACCTGGAT ATGGTCTACGTGGGCAACATCACCATTGGCACACCCCCGCAGCTGTTCAGTGTCATATTTGACACCGGCTCATCTGACTTGTGGGTGCCCTCCAACCAATGCCAAAGCAGAGCCTGTG TTACGCACAGGTCATTCAATCCAATTCTTTCCAGTACCTTCCAGAGTACAAATCGGACCGTCAAACTGGCCCTTCATTCTGGGCTAGTGTCTGGATTACTGGGATATGACACCGTTAAG ATTGGCAGATTCAAGAGCGAGAACCAGGCATTTGGCTTGAGCCAGTCAGAGCCTATAAAGGAACTTGAAAATGCATTCTTTGATGGCGTCCTGGGCCTGGGCTATCCCAGCCTCGCCATCCAAGGGACCACCCCCGTCTTTGACAACTTAAGGAAGCAAGGCCAAATTCCGGAGCCTGTCTTTGCCCTCTACTTGAGCAC CAAGACAAGGAAGGGCAGCGCGCTGATGATTGGCGGCGTGGACAACAGCTTCTTCACAGGAGACCTCAAGTGGGTGCCCCTGTCAGCGCGAAACTACTGGCAGATTGCCTTGGACAG GATCACCTGGAGAGGGGTGGTTGTTGGTTGTACCCGTGGCTGCCAGGCCATCGTGGATACGGGGAGCGCATTCCTGCTTGGCCCAAGTAGACTGATCTCCAGCATCCAGAAGATTATCCAGGCCAGGTTCATTGAGAACGAG TACCAGGTCCGATGTTGTGCCAGGACCACCCTGGCTGACTTCATCTTCACCATTAACAACGTCCAATACCCAGTGCCAGCTCGTGCCTACATCCGAAAG GGTTCTACTCCTCGCCGCTGCTACAGCAACTTTAGTGGAGGCACAGAAAGCTTGGGCAAGGAGGAGACGTGGATCCTGGGTGAGGTCTTCTTAAGGCTGTACTTCACTGTTTTTGATCGAGGACAGAACAGGATTGGCCTGGCTATTGCGGTGTAA